The Prinia subflava isolate CZ2003 ecotype Zambia chromosome 2, Cam_Psub_1.2, whole genome shotgun sequence genomic sequence aGAAGTCTGCCTTGAAATTCAACTTCCAAATGAGCAGTTTTTTTGTGTAGGCAGGTGTGTTATTTTCCAGGTCAACACTTTTGCACCAAGTAGTTTACAGTAATTAATCATCAAAATAAAGAGCAGATGCATTAGTGACACTAAATATACACCTGACACCTCACCAACTCTTTGGTGACTGCAACCAGATTTCAGATTTCAATTCCAACACTGTTCTTGCCCATCTTTATCTCAATAAAAATGGTATGAATGTAACTGGCTGGCTGTTCAGCATGACAGGGGGAAAAAACTCAAGTGAACTACAATAGCTGGCAGCTAATCAAATAGCAAGCACAGGCTTTCTTTTTATCAAAGATCCCCATCTGTTCTCAGTTTACTGTTTGAGTTAGAAATATAATTCTTCCTCTGTGACTTCAGCATCTTGATGAAAGGCAAGATAGGTAACATTCAGGTGTTATCTATCTAGAGCACCATTCAGCCTTGATGCTGCCACTAGATTATCTTACTTCTCACAAGGACTAAAGGATCCTTGGCAATATTAGTCAACAGCAAACACATTTGCTCCCTTTTCTTGTCTGAAAGTTAATCCAGGCTTTTGACAGAGCCCGTTAAAAGAACAAAGGGATCTTGCAAGCACTCCTAGCTCAAGGCTGATGTCCTACTGCCATCAATGCTGCTACCACCAACTCAGTCTATGAAGTTTGGATACTCAAGGACCTCCTCAGGGAATGTTACTGCTGCAGCTCCTACCTTCTTTTGGCAGAATGGCTACTGTGGGGGAGTGGTCGATGACTTCATAGAGCTCTCTGCTCACGTACTGATCCAGCTCAATGAGCCTTTCTGAGGATGACTGTGACATTCCGTGATCACTCGTGACTATGACATTTATCACATCCCACAGCTTCGCTTTCTTCAGTTCAGAAATGAGATAGCCCAGTTTTCTGTCAATGTCACTGATTATCGCTCCCATAAGTGGGTTTTCTGGGCCCAGAATGTGGCCCATCTCATCAGGCTGTTCCCAGTACAGGAGACCAAAGTTTATGGGTTCTTCTGATGTAAACCAGCCAATGAGCTTTGCTACCCTTTCTTCAAAGGGAACAGATTCATTGTAGGGCATGTAATGTGTAGGCAAGACTCCATGTATCTTCACATCTGTTCCAGGCCACATAGCAGCACCAGATTTGTGTCCTTCCCTCTGGTTCGTCACCCATATTGGGCTGGCCTCTTCCCAGAACTTGGAGTTGTGGGTGTTCATTTTGTTCAGGGAGAAGGTTTCGTTCAGGATGGGGTCGTACATCTCGTTGGCGACGATGCCGTGGCTCTCCGCGTAGAGCCCGGTCACCAGCGTGTAGTGGTTGGGGTAGGTCTTGGTTATGAACACGTTCGTGACCTGCCTGACGTGCACCCCGCTCCTCATGGCAGAGTCAAAGTTGGGAGTGGGCACTCTGTAGATGTAATCCCAGCGAAAGCCATCGAAAgacaccagcagcaccctgggctgcGCTGCCTGGAGAGACAGTGCACGTGGAAGAAAGAGTAAGAAAATTCCCAGGACTTTCCAGGAACTGCTCATG encodes the following:
- the ENPP5 gene encoding ectonucleotide pyrophosphatase/phosphodiesterase family member 5, translating into MLPQKRGQIPSRIAMSSSWKVLGIFLLFLPRALSLQAAQPRVLLVSFDGFRWDYIYRVPTPNFDSAMRSGVHVRQVTNVFITKTYPNHYTLVTGLYAESHGIVANEMYDPILNETFSLNKMNTHNSKFWEEASPIWVTNQREGHKSGAAMWPGTDVKIHGVLPTHYMPYNESVPFEERVAKLIGWFTSEEPINFGLLYWEQPDEMGHILGPENPLMGAIISDIDRKLGYLISELKKAKLWDVINVIVTSDHGMSQSSSERLIELDQYVSRELYEVIDHSPTVAILPKEGKLDEVYKALANAHPNMTVYKKEQIPDRFHYKHNSKIQPILAVADKGWEIVHNKTDGFLIGNHGYDNAIPEMHPIFLAVGPAFRKNATKQFMNATDLYPLLCHLLGISPLPNNGSFNAVKDILAEEVPGGRRADSYSTVVGVFLGSLLVFVFTAVFVKHFVLAQANSMQIRHTEAAQPLLQD